From the genome of Lineus longissimus chromosome 8, tnLinLong1.2, whole genome shotgun sequence, one region includes:
- the LOC135492614 gene encoding uncharacterized protein LOC135492614: MEDFEQKAIKTAANPPTWWRRYVDDTHTKLKRAHSQHFTDHLNSIDDDIKWATEPEVTIPVSDQETVGDRTKRALAFLDTWSVVNEDGSIKTRVFRKATHTDQYLNFQSNHPLEHKMGVVRTLVHRAEAIVSDPKDKGVELQHVKTALSFNGYPSWILKDPKHQVQAEQQPTPPTRTPSTAKKRYAVVLPYIKGFSEELRRILKGYNIHAYFKPTNTLRELLVRPKDKLDKHQVTGPVYHIPCGDCPASYVGETERSLKARFLENRRPSSTTSVVSRHIHTAEPGHNIDIENAKVLEVEPRWYERRVKEAIHIRTLQPTLNKDGGRHNRSPIWSNILRTRVRRGAQSNSGSPPITTPDDVTSDHVTKDSAESESL, translated from the coding sequence ATGGAGGATTTCGAGCAGAAAGCCATCAAAACAGCAGCCAACCCCCCTACATGGTGGAGACGATATGTGGACGATACACATACTAAACTGAAGAGGGCCCACTCACAACACTTCACTGACCACCTGAACAGCATTGACGATGACATAAAGTGGGCCACAGAGCCAGAAGTCACCATCCCTGTGAGCGATCAGGAAACCGTCGGTGACAGGACCAAGAGAGCCCTCGCTTTCCTCGACACATGGTCTGTGGTCAATGAAGATGGCAGCATTAAAACCAGGGTCTTCAGAAAGGCAACCCACACAGACCAATACCTTAACTTCCAGAGCAACCACCCGCTTGAACACAAAATGGGGGTGGTGAGGACATTGGTCCATCGTGCAGAAGCCATCGTCAGCGATCCCAAGGATAAGGGAGTGGAACTCCAGCACGTCAAAACTGCCCTGTCGTTCAACGGTTATCCTAGTTGGATCCTGAAAGATCCCAAGCATCAGGTTCAGGCAGAACAACAACCCACGCCTCCTACTAGAACCCCCAGCACAGCGAAGAAACGGTACGCGGTTGTCCTCCCTTACATTAAAGGTTTCTCGGAAGAACTAAGGAGAATCCTCAAAGGCTATAACATCCACGCCTATTTTAAGCCAACCAACACCTTGAGGGAACTCTTAGTGCGACCTAAGGATAAGCTGGATAAACACCAAGTCACTGGACCCGTGTATCACATCCCATGCGGGGACTGCCCAGCTTCATACGTAGGGGAGACAGAACGATCGCTTAAAGCTAGATTCCTGGAAAACAGACGCCCGAGCTCCACCACTTCAGTGGTGTCACGCCACATTCACACCGCGGAACCAGGACAtaacattgacattgaaaacGCCAAAGTGTTGGAGGTTGAACCGAGGTGGTACGAACGAAGAGTGAAGGAGGCGATTCACATTCGTACGTTGCAACCCACTCTTAACAAGGACGGCGGCCGACACAATCGCTCTCCAATCTGGAGTAACATATTGAGGACCAGAGTCAGGAGGGGGGCACAGTCGAATTCGGGATCCCCGCCGATCActacgcccgatgacgtcacgagtgatcatgtgaccaaggactcagctgagtccgaAAGCTTATGA